A DNA window from Labrus mixtus chromosome 4, fLabMix1.1, whole genome shotgun sequence contains the following coding sequences:
- the bmt2 gene encoding S-adenosylmethionine sensor upstream of mTORC1 isoform X2, translating to MGDFEKIWREHCEDEQTLSEYALAMKNLADNHWTKNCEGEGRIEWCRSVCQEYFLDGGMKRMLEKDEKSAMLAMGLTATAVSAQQHITNPSSISQLGKMRLLDVGSCFNPFLKFDEFLTVGIDIVPAVESVYKCDFLNLQLQQPLQLAGDAVEAFLRQLHNPIDSLPAQLFHVVVFSLLLSYFPSPYQRWICCKKAHELLELHGLLLIITPDSSHQNRHALMMRSWRVAVESLGFKRYKYVKYSHMHLIAFRKVCLATTSDLVSRNYPEMLYIPQDFHSNEEEECADVPVQVRSEFEDDQLAWGFTELPDAPYDSDSGESQSSSVPGFHELEDPILLQS from the exons A TGGGCGACTTTGAAAAGATCTGGCGCGAGCACTGTGAGGATGAGCAGACGCTGAGTGAGTACGCCCTCGCCATGAAGAATCTAGCTGACAACCACTGGACCAAAAACTGCGAAGGAGAGGGGCGCATCGAATGGTGTCGCAG TGTCTGTCAGGAGTATTTTTTGGATGGCGGGATGAAAAGAATGTTGGAGAAGGATGAGAAAAGTGCCATGCTTGCCATGGGTCTGACTGCAACGGCTGTAAGTGCCCAACAGCACATCACCAACCCCAG TTCGATCTCTCAGCTGGGAAAAATGCGCCTTCTAGATGTGGGAAGCTGCTTCAACCCTTTCCTGAAGTTTGATGAGTTCCTCACAGTTGGTATTGACATAGTGCCTGCAGTTGAG aGTGTGTACAAGTGTGACTTCCTCAACCTTCAGCTCCAGCAGCCTCTGCAGCTGGCTGGTGACGCGGTCGAGGCGTTCCTCCGCCAGCTCCACAACCCCATCGACTCTCTGCCTGCCCAGCTGTTCCACGTGGttgtcttctccctgctcctgtCTTACTTCCCCTCCCCATACCAGCGCTGGATTTGCTGCAAAAAGGCCCAcgagctgctggagctgcacggcctgctgctcATCATCACGCCCGACTCTTCCCATCAAAACCGCCACGCCCTCATGATGCGCAGCTGGCGCGTCGCTGTCGAGTCGCTGGGCTTCAAGCGCTACAAATACGTCAAGTATTCCCACATGCATCTCATCGCCTTCCGCAAGGTGTGTCTGGCCACCACCAGTGACCTGGTGTCACGCAACTACCCCGAGATGCTCTACATCCCGCAGGACTTCCACTCcaacgaggaggaggagtgtgccGACGTGCCCGTGCAGGTGCGCTCCGAGTTTGAGGATGACCAGCTGGCTTGGGGCTTCACGGAGCTACCTGACGCGCCCTATGATTCAGATTCCGGGGAGAGCCAGAGCAGCTCGGTGCCTGGCTTCCATGAGCTAGAAGACCCCATCCTGCTGCAGAGCTAG
- the ptdss2 gene encoding phosphatidylserine synthase 2, producing the protein MTKSESKKSSVAAIKYATAAAASAAEQVKNGSVESGSPDHSSQTKASVMKQTSRESLHWKNSESEVFDDGTNTFFWRAHTVTVLFILTCALVYVTLLEETPQDTAFNTKRGIVASILVFLCFGVTQAKDGPFTRPHPAYWRFWLCVTVVYELFLIFILFQTVHDGRQFMKYIDPKLGVALPERDYGGNCLMYDPGNTTDPFHNIWDKMDGFVPAHFLGWYIKTLMIRDWWMCMIISVMFEFLEYSLEHQLPNFSECWWDHWIMDVLVCNGLGIYCGMKTLAWLSMKPYQWQGLWNIPTYKGKIKRIAFQFTPYSWVKFEWKPASNLRRWLAVLGIIFMFLLAELNTFYLKFVLWMPPEHYLVLLRLVFFVNVGGVAMREIYDFMDDPKFHKKLGQQAWLVAAITVTEFLIVVKYDPNTIMLPIPFSVTQCWFLGIILIFTWTLWRFFIRDITLRYKETRRRKQEVPTDRERPLGNGSTSTPSGRSKLNGSSETVRQRKS; encoded by the exons ATGACCAAGTCCGAGTCGAAGAAAAGCAGCGTGGCCGCAATCAAGTACGCCACAGCCGCAGCCGCATCCGCCGCCGAGCAGGTCAAGAACGGATCCGTCGAGTCGGGCAGTCCGGATCACAGCAGTCAGACGAAAGCCAGTGTGATGAAGCAGACCTCCAGGGAGAGCCTACACTGGAAAAACTCGGAGAGCGAAGTGTTTGATGACGGGACCAACACCTTTTTCTg GCGAGCCCATACTGTGACAGTGCTGTTTATCCTGACCTGTGCTTTGGTCTACGTCACGCTGCTGGAAGAGACTCCGCAGGACACGGCCTTCAACACCAAGAG agggaTTGTGGCAAGCATCCTGGTGTTCCTCTGTTTTGGAGTTACTCAAGCCAAAGATGGACCCTTCACCAGACCACATCCAG cGTACTGGAGATTCTGGCTGTGTGTCACCGTCGTCTACGAGCTGTTCCTGATATTTATTCTCTTCCAG ACTGTGCATGATGGCCGACAGTTCATGAAGTACATTGACCCAAAGCTTGGCGTTGCCCTCCCTGAGCGCGACTATGGAGGAAACTGCCTCATGTACGACCCGGGAAACACCACCGACCCCTTCCACAACATCTGG GACAAGATGGATGGCTTTGTTCCAGCTCACTTCCTGGGATGGTATATCAAG actCTGATGATTCGCGATTGGTGGATGTGTATGATAATCAGTGTCATGTTTGAGTTCCTGGAATACAGCCTGGAGCACCAGTTACCTAACTTCTCTGAGTGCTGGTGGGACCAT TGGATCAtggatgtgttggtgtgtaatGGTCTGGGGATCTACTGCGGCATGAAGACCCTGGCCTGGTTGTCGATGAAGCCCTACCAGTGGCAGGGCCTGTGGAACATTCCTACATACAA GGGGAAGATAAAGCGTATTGCATTCCAGTTCACACCGTACAGTTGGGTGAAGTTTGAGTGGAAACCTGCGTCAAACCTTCGCCGCTGGCTTGCTGTGTTAGGCATCATCTTTATG TTCCTCCTGGCAGAGCTGAACACCTTCTACCTGAAGTTTGTGTTGTGGATGCCTCCTGAACATTACCTGGTGCTGCTCCGTCTCGTCTTCTTTGTCAACGTGGGAGGTGTGGCCATGCGGGAAATCTACGACTTCATGGACGACCC GAAGTTCCACAAGAAGCTGGGGCAGCAGGCGTGGCTGGTGGCGGCCATCACCGTGACGGAGTTCCTCATCGTGGTCAAGTATGACCCCAACACCATCATGCTGCCCATCCCCTTCTCCGTCACGCAGTGCTGGTTTTTAGGAATTATTCTAATCTTCACCTGGACCCTGTGGAGGTTCTTCATCCG tgacatcacactgcgTTACAAAGAGACCCGCCGACGCAAACAGGAAGTCCCCACAGACCGAGAGCGTCCTCTTGGCAATGGCAGCACATCCACCCCATCTGGGCGGAGCAAACTGAACGGCAGCTCAGAGACAGTCCGTCAAAGGAAATCCTGA
- the tmem168b gene encoding transmembrane protein 168: MCRFLRYCVSHCLRAAMTRLEEVNGEVSMWTSVRCLGYLSGLNLLVALCLGLYTRWEKTAESTLLVIFVLALTVVAIASAVYFFRMERCSLSLLHLLFGFLLGLQCFLGGPAVEGDLKEQVTNYLLLASVALRTLWALLDRLLGCTRYRPAFLTSAERLELVGFAAASTALLIQKSFSVMVLVVALGMLMIALRMKALLALPNLVCFAVVTGVLFFKSLNVTTNPFALACFFGQLICDPLLDVYFSGLSVTERWRPFLVRRRLWHRLSLLPLSVLEVTFVSLAARKLTDVDQWYLMIPVFVVCALFWFICHMVFAITVWGFHSKLGDCQRLCLFQGAEVNSLDKVMASKGMRHFCLISERLVLLTLVSTVAVAVLCWQASSSIFVSLFLLVLPLESLFHGLFHELGSSLGGTCVGYAVVIPTNYCSPDGQPMLLPPDQVHDLNKRSTGMLNNVQRFFAHHFIETFGCDYSTSGVTLEALQAKIKSFLELRTPDGPRHDTYVIFYSGHSHRSGEWALSGGDTLHLDQILEWWREKNGSACSRLIFVLDCDNSSPWVTAVKRVEGLYVAVQGATLARVTDVELQDPPQLGDFTAQWVEYNCNSNSAIQWSERGRAVSATYGISKHWSDYTLHLPTGSDVTNHWSLYFPRMTYPVVQLALWCGGLNLLWLCCVCLRCLKRVKLNCFPPAILDIGQGFKLVRS; the protein is encoded by the exons ATGTGTCGTTTCCTACGCTACTGTGTCAGCCACTGCCTCCGTGCGGCCATGACCCGGCTGGAGGAGGTCAACGGAGAGGTGAGCATGTGGACGTCTGTCCGGTGTCTGGGCTACCTGTCCGGTCTCAACCTGCTCGTGGCCCTCTGCTTGGGGCTCTACACGCGCTGGGAGAAGACCGCGGAGTCCACTCTTCTTGTCATCTTCGTTTTGGCTCTCACTGTCGTCGCGATAGCAAGTGCGGTGTACTTCTTCCGGATGGAGAGGTGCAGCCTCagcctcctccacctgctgttCGGCTTCTTGCTGGGGCTGCAGTGTTTCCTCGGCGGCCCCGCTGTCGAGGGCGACTTGAAGGAGCAGGTGACCAACTACCTGCTTCTGGCCAGTGTGGCTCTGAGGACGCTGTGGGCGCTGCTGGACCGGCTGCTTGGATGCACCAGGTACCGTCCTGCGTTCCTCACCTCGGCGGAGCGGCTGGAGCTGGTGGGGTTCGCAGCCGCCAGCACCGCCCTGCTCATCCAGAAGTCCTTCAGTGTGATGGTGCTGGTGGTGGCGCTGGGCATGCTCATGATTGCCCTCCGGATGAAGGCTCTCCTGGCTCTTCCCAACTTGGTCTGCTTCGCTGTCGTCACCGgcgtgttgttttttaagtctCTGAACGTCACCACCAACCCTTTCGCCCTCGCCTGCTTCTTCGGCCAGCTCATCTGTGACCCCCTGCTGGATGTCTACTTCAGCGGTCTCTCCGTGACCGAGCGCTGGCGGCCCTTCCTGGTGCGGAGGCGCCTCTGGCACCGGCTGTCGCTCCTTCCTCTGTCGGTGCTGGAGGTCACCTTCGTCTCTCTGGCCGCGCGGAAGCTGACAGACGTGGACCAGTGGTACCTGATGATCCCAGTGTTTGTCGTCTGCGCGCTCTTCTGGTTCATCTGCCACATGGTGTTCGCGATCACAGTCTGGGGCTTTCACAGCAAACTCGGCGACTGCCAGAGGCTCTGCTTGTTCCAGGGGGCAGAGGTCAACAGTCTGGACAAAGTGATGGCGTCAAAGGGCATGAGGCATTTCTGCCTCATCTCTGAACGCCTGGTGCTCCTCACTCTGGTGTCCACTGTTGCTGTGGCTGTTCTCTGTTGGCAG GCCTCCAGCAGTATCTTTGTCAGCCTGTTTCTACTCGTCCTGCCTCTGGAGTCTCTTTTTCACGGGCTTTTCCATGAGCTCGGGAGCAGCCTGGGAGGAACCTGTGTGGGCTATGCAGTGGTCATCCCTACCAACTACTGCAG TCCTGATGGTCAGCCCATGCTGCTGCCTCCTGACCAGGTTCATGATCTGAACAAACGCTCTACAGGCATGTTGAACAATGTGCAGCGCTTCTTCGCCCATCACTTCATTGAGACTTTCGGCTGCGACTACTCCACCAGCGGGGTGACCTTGGAGGCTCTGCAGGCCAAAATCAAGTCCTTCTTGGAGCTCCGTACACCTGACGGGCCTCGCCACGACACCTACGTCATCTTCTACAGCGGTCACAGCCACCGCTCTGGAGAGTGGGCGCTGTCAG GAGGAGACACTCTGCATCTCGATCAGATCTTGGAGTGGTGGAGGGAGAAGAACGGCAGCGCCTGTTCACGCCTCATCTTTGTGCTCGACTGCGACAACTCATCTCCGTGGGTGACGGCGGTCAAAAGGGTGGAGGGTCTGTACGTGGCCGTTCAGGGGGCGACGCTTGCTCGCGTGACGGACGTGGAGCTGCAGGACCCCCCTCAGCTCGGAGACTTCACCGCGCAGTGGGTGGAATACAACTGCAACTCAAACAGCGCCATCCAGTGGTCAGAGAGGGGAAGGGCGGTTTCTGCCACCTATGGCATCTCCAAACACTGGAGCGACTACACGCTGCACCTGccgacaggaagtgatgtcacaaaCCACTGGAGCTTGTACTTCCCTCGGATGACCTACCCGGTGGTGCAGTTGGCGCTGTGGTGCGGCGGTCTGAACCTGCTGTGGCTCTGCTGTGTCTGCCTGAGATGTCTGAAGAGAGTCAAACTCAACTGCTTTCCACCTGCGATCTTGGACATCGGGCAGGGCTTCAAACTGGTCAGATCGTAG
- the bmt2 gene encoding S-adenosylmethionine sensor upstream of mTORC1 isoform X1 has protein sequence MDLRDNVETGETENHQELFYMPIPDEEPCKRVQEKLSGVVKNVHRKLRRKYREVGDFEKIWREHCEDEQTLSEYALAMKNLADNHWTKNCEGEGRIEWCRSVCQEYFLDGGMKRMLEKDEKSAMLAMGLTATAVSAQQHITNPSSISQLGKMRLLDVGSCFNPFLKFDEFLTVGIDIVPAVESVYKCDFLNLQLQQPLQLAGDAVEAFLRQLHNPIDSLPAQLFHVVVFSLLLSYFPSPYQRWICCKKAHELLELHGLLLIITPDSSHQNRHALMMRSWRVAVESLGFKRYKYVKYSHMHLIAFRKVCLATTSDLVSRNYPEMLYIPQDFHSNEEEECADVPVQVRSEFEDDQLAWGFTELPDAPYDSDSGESQSSSVPGFHELEDPILLQS, from the exons ATGGACCTCAGGGACAATGTCGAGACAGGGGAGACGGAAAACCACCAGGAGCTGTTCTACATGCCCATCCCAGATGAAGAACCGTGCAAGAGGGTGCAGGAGAAGCTGTCGGGGGTCGTCAAAAACGTCCACAGAAAACTGCGCAGGAAATACAGAGAGG TGGGCGACTTTGAAAAGATCTGGCGCGAGCACTGTGAGGATGAGCAGACGCTGAGTGAGTACGCCCTCGCCATGAAGAATCTAGCTGACAACCACTGGACCAAAAACTGCGAAGGAGAGGGGCGCATCGAATGGTGTCGCAG TGTCTGTCAGGAGTATTTTTTGGATGGCGGGATGAAAAGAATGTTGGAGAAGGATGAGAAAAGTGCCATGCTTGCCATGGGTCTGACTGCAACGGCTGTAAGTGCCCAACAGCACATCACCAACCCCAG TTCGATCTCTCAGCTGGGAAAAATGCGCCTTCTAGATGTGGGAAGCTGCTTCAACCCTTTCCTGAAGTTTGATGAGTTCCTCACAGTTGGTATTGACATAGTGCCTGCAGTTGAG aGTGTGTACAAGTGTGACTTCCTCAACCTTCAGCTCCAGCAGCCTCTGCAGCTGGCTGGTGACGCGGTCGAGGCGTTCCTCCGCCAGCTCCACAACCCCATCGACTCTCTGCCTGCCCAGCTGTTCCACGTGGttgtcttctccctgctcctgtCTTACTTCCCCTCCCCATACCAGCGCTGGATTTGCTGCAAAAAGGCCCAcgagctgctggagctgcacggcctgctgctcATCATCACGCCCGACTCTTCCCATCAAAACCGCCACGCCCTCATGATGCGCAGCTGGCGCGTCGCTGTCGAGTCGCTGGGCTTCAAGCGCTACAAATACGTCAAGTATTCCCACATGCATCTCATCGCCTTCCGCAAGGTGTGTCTGGCCACCACCAGTGACCTGGTGTCACGCAACTACCCCGAGATGCTCTACATCCCGCAGGACTTCCACTCcaacgaggaggaggagtgtgccGACGTGCCCGTGCAGGTGCGCTCCGAGTTTGAGGATGACCAGCTGGCTTGGGGCTTCACGGAGCTACCTGACGCGCCCTATGATTCAGATTCCGGGGAGAGCCAGAGCAGCTCGGTGCCTGGCTTCCATGAGCTAGAAGACCCCATCCTGCTGCAGAGCTAG